The Impatiens glandulifera chromosome 8, dImpGla2.1, whole genome shotgun sequence genome includes a window with the following:
- the LOC124912523 gene encoding protein LURP-one-related 8-like, which yields MTKVHPNARTVLSTSTISKSPNENCKSLTVWKKSLLLNCDGFTVFDSKGNLMFRVDKYGFAGEIVLMDASGKPLLTLRRKKLSITENWLIYDGETKSNHVLSMKKRVSILSNKSCLADVMKNGKLVYKIDGSYMKRCCSIYDCDKKRCVAEIKKKEVAVDGVAIGFDVFNLVILEHDLIESSVAMAFVILLDEMFGSSKKMTGSIW from the exons ATGACAAAAGTGCATCCAAATGCCAGAACCGTACTTTCTACATCAACAATTTCCAAATCTCCTAATGAAAATTGCAAATCGCTAACAGTTTGGAAGAAATCTCTCTTACTAAACTGCGATGGATTCACTGTTTTCGATTCCAAAGGAAATCTAATGTTCCGGGTCGATAAATACGGATTTGCCGGTGAAATCGTTCTCATGGACGCTTCCGGCAAACCTCTTCTAACTCTCCGTCGCAAG AAATTGAGCATAACAGAGAATTGGTTAATATATGATGGAGAAACAAAATCGAATCATGTATTATCAATGAAGAAACGTGTAAGTATTCTATCAAACAAATCATGTTTGGCTGATGTGATGAAGAATggaaaattagtttataaaatagatGGATCTTATATGAAGAGATGTTGTTCAATCTATGATTGTGATAAGAAACGGTGTGTGGCTGAGATTAAGAAGAAGGAGGTTGCTGTTGATGGTGTGGCAATTGGGTTTGATGTTTTTAATTTGGTGATTTTAGAACATGATTTGATTGAATCTTCAGTTGCTATGGCATTTGTTATATTACTTGATGAGATGTTTGGATCTTCGAAGAAGATGACTGGTTCGATTTGGTGA